The proteins below come from a single Psychrobacter sp. FDAARGOS_221 genomic window:
- a CDS encoding ABC transporter substrate-binding protein gives MFNSNRLVTTLMWGGVAAAVLTGCNKPDADNADTTTQAADADVKNVAITAIVEHPALDAVRAGVIEELAAEGFKEGENLKINFQSAQGNTATAGQIAKQFVGENPDVIVAIATPSAQSVAAATNTIPLVFSAVTDPVEAKLLNSLDGSGSNVTGASDALPYAPQIDLMKQIIPDLKNVGYVYSPGEVNSTIVLKNLEAQLTPMGIKVHSAPAQKSNDIAMAARSIADKVDVIYSSTDNNVVSAYESLYQVAKESKVPLIASDTDSVERGAIAALGVNYHALGRETGKLVVRILNGEAPGTIPVYTPQELDLYVSKSHASEQGIELPQALIDDAKEVLE, from the coding sequence AATCGCCTAGTAACAACCTTAATGTGGGGCGGCGTTGCTGCCGCTGTCTTAACCGGCTGTAATAAACCAGATGCAGATAATGCAGACACCACTACCCAAGCTGCTGATGCCGATGTGAAAAATGTGGCGATTACTGCCATTGTTGAGCATCCGGCTTTAGATGCGGTACGCGCTGGTGTTATTGAAGAATTAGCTGCTGAAGGCTTTAAAGAAGGTGAAAACCTTAAGATTAACTTCCAAAGCGCTCAAGGTAACACCGCTACTGCCGGCCAAATTGCCAAGCAGTTCGTTGGTGAGAACCCAGATGTGATCGTTGCCATTGCGACCCCATCAGCACAATCTGTAGCCGCTGCTACCAACACTATTCCATTGGTATTCTCAGCCGTTACTGACCCAGTTGAAGCAAAACTACTAAACTCACTCGATGGTTCAGGCTCTAACGTAACCGGTGCTTCTGATGCGCTACCATATGCACCACAAATCGACTTAATGAAGCAAATCATTCCTGATCTGAAAAATGTCGGTTATGTCTATAGCCCAGGCGAAGTTAACTCTACCATTGTGTTAAAAAATCTAGAAGCACAGCTAACACCTATGGGCATTAAAGTGCACTCTGCACCTGCGCAAAAGAGTAATGATATCGCTATGGCAGCACGCAGTATCGCTGATAAAGTAGACGTAATTTACTCATCAACCGATAACAACGTCGTATCTGCTTATGAGTCACTATATCAAGTAGCAAAAGAAAGCAAAGTGCCTTTAATTGCTTCTGATACTGACTCTGTTGAACGTGGCGCTATTGCCGCATTAGGCGTGAACTACCATGCGCTTGGTCGCGAGACAGGTAAACTGGTCGTGCGTATCTTAAATGGTGAAGCACCAGGCACGATTCCTGTGTACACACCACAAGAATTAGACCTTTATGTCAGCAAAAGTCATGCTTCTGAGCAAGGTATTGAGCTTCCTCAAGCGTTAATCGATGACGCTAAAGAAGTCTTAGAATAA
- a CDS encoding ABC transporter permease: MSLIAFFGALESGLIYALVALGVLLSFRTLDFPDLTADGSFPLGGAVAGISIISGIDPWIACGLGMLAGAVAGMVTAWLHVKLGILQLLASILVMVALYSVNLRIMGAPNLPLLGEQTVFSDLVTNENGSWMRCLIIGAVVIIAKLILDWFFSTEAGLSMRATGSNLRMAQAQGINTSVMTVVGMAISNALIALGGALFVQTQGSADISIGIGTIVIGLAAVIIGETIIPAKRIWLITFAVILGAVIYKLFIQVALSSSTLRSIGFGSQDLNLITALLVVIALQLPSIKSKLLSGRN; this comes from the coding sequence ATGTCTCTCATTGCTTTTTTTGGTGCCCTTGAAAGTGGTCTTATCTATGCGCTAGTCGCTCTTGGTGTGCTACTTTCATTTCGTACCCTAGACTTTCCAGATTTGACTGCCGATGGTAGCTTCCCCTTAGGTGGTGCTGTCGCTGGTATTTCCATTATTTCTGGTATTGATCCATGGATAGCCTGCGGTCTTGGTATGCTTGCCGGTGCTGTTGCGGGTATGGTAACCGCTTGGTTGCATGTTAAATTAGGTATTTTACAGCTGTTGGCCAGTATCTTGGTGATGGTTGCCTTATACTCAGTTAACCTGCGTATTATGGGCGCCCCTAACCTGCCTTTATTGGGAGAGCAAACAGTCTTTAGTGATCTGGTAACCAATGAAAATGGTTCTTGGATGCGCTGTTTAATTATTGGTGCGGTGGTCATCATTGCTAAGCTGATACTCGACTGGTTCTTCTCCACAGAGGCAGGGTTGTCGATGCGTGCTACTGGCTCTAACCTACGCATGGCACAGGCACAAGGTATCAATACCTCTGTCATGACTGTGGTTGGTATGGCCATTTCGAACGCCTTGATTGCTTTAGGCGGTGCGCTGTTCGTTCAGACTCAAGGTAGTGCTGATATCTCTATTGGTATTGGTACCATTGTTATCGGTTTGGCAGCGGTTATTATTGGCGAGACCATTATTCCGGCCAAACGCATTTGGTTGATTACTTTTGCGGTTATCTTAGGTGCTGTGATTTACAAGCTGTTTATCCAAGTCGCTTTATCAAGCAGCACCCTACGCAGTATTGGTTTCGGCTCTCAAGATCTAAACTTAATTACTGCACTATTAGTAGTGATTG